Proteins encoded by one window of Rhodamnia argentea isolate NSW1041297 chromosome 6, ASM2092103v1, whole genome shotgun sequence:
- the LOC115733422 gene encoding (-)-germacrene D synthase-like isoform X2 gives MSLRISAIPSSPPNEGTGPAVRRRSAGYHPSIWGDHFLKYASPSPSLEFKFLGRVEERVEEPKGEVRKMLTNVADKPSQMLLLIDQIQRLGIEYHFERDMDEQLEQIHKSYSQLDHADFRGDDLHMVALIFRLLRQQGYNISSDVFNKFKDSEGNFRESLINDVGGLLSLYEACRLRCHGDSILEEALSFATTYLESINENKVSTSLAKQVSHALKQPLRKGLPRLEARHYIPLYQEDPSHDEVLLALAKLDFNLLQEQHQKELGKITRWWKAIDVPRNFPFARDRIVELFFWISGVYFEPEFALARDILTKVIALTSILDDIYDVYGTLEELALITEAIQKWDVDAMDGQPEYMQAYYKELLHLYEEIGNELAIEGRSYRLVYAKEAMKKQARAYYQEAKWFHTNYTPTLKEYMPLQLITCGYGLLSTTSLVGMGDVVTKHTFEWASGDCKIVKAAETINRLMDDISSHHV, from the exons ATGTCTCTTCGGATATCGGCGATTCCATCCTCTCCTCCGAATGAAGGAACCGGCCCCGCGGTCCGACGTAGGTCGGCGGGTTATCATCCGAGCATATGGGGCGATCATTTCCTTAAATATGCTTCTCCATCCCCCTCATTG GAGTTCAAATTCCTTGGAAGAGTGGAGGAACGAGTGGAGGAACCGAAAGGAGAGGTAAGGAAGATGCTGACTAATGTCGCGGACAAGCCTTCACAGATGCTTCTCTTGATTGATCAAATCCAACGCTTGGGAATTGAATACCATTTTGAACGTGACATGGATGAGCAATTAGAACAAATTCACAAAAGTTACTCCCAACTTGATCATGCAGATTTTAGGGGAGATGACCTTCACATGGTTGCTCTTATCTTTCGATTGTTGCGACAACAAGGCTACAATATTTCATCGG ATGTCTTTAACAAATTCAAAGATAGTGAAGGGAACTTCAGGGAATCGCTCATCAATGATGTGGGGGGATTGCTTAGCCTATATGAAGCTTGCCGGTTAAGGTGTCATGGCGATTCTATCTTGGAAGAAGCACTTTCTTTTGCTACAACTTACCTtgaatcaatcaatgaaaacaAAGTGAGCACTAGTCTTGCGAAACAAGTGAGTCATGCCCTAAAGCAACCACTTCGCAAGGGGTTGCCGAGGCTCGAGGCGAGGCATTACATTCCACTCTACCAAGAAGATCCTTCACATGATGAAGTCTTGCTCGCCTTGGCTAAACTAGATTTCAACTTACTGCAAGAGCAACACCAGAAGGAACTTGGCAAGATTACAAG GTGGTGGAAGGCCATAGATGTTCCGAGGAATTTCCCATTTGCTAGAGACAGGATTGTGGAATTGTTCTTCTGGATCTCGGGAGTATATTTCGAGCCGGAGTTCGCCTTGGCTAGAGATATACTAACCAAAGTGATCGCCTTGACTTCCATTCTCGACGATATCTACGACGTGTATGGCACGTTGGAAGAACTTGCACTCATCACCGAAGCAATCCAGAA GTGGGATGTTGATGCCATGGATGGACAACCAGAATATATGCAAGCTTATTACAAGGAGCTTCTCCATCTCTATGAAGAAATTGGGAATGAATTGGCCATAGAAGGAAGATCGTACCGTCTCGTCTACGCAAAAGAAGCC ATGAAGAAGCAAGCAAGAGCGTACTATCAAGAAGCCAAATGGTTCCATACCAACTACACACCAACATTGAAGGAGTACATGCCCCTTCAACTAATAACGTGTGGCTATGGTCTGTTATCAACTACATCACTAGTGGGAATGGGTGATGTGGTCACAAAGCATACTTTTGAATGGGCGAGTGGTGACTGCAAGATTGTGAAGGCTGCAGAAACCATCAATAGGCTCATGGATGACATTTCTTCTCACCATGTATag